In Hemitrygon akajei chromosome 17, sHemAka1.3, whole genome shotgun sequence, one DNA window encodes the following:
- the plekhf1 gene encoding pleckstrin homology domain-containing family F member 1, with translation MADHLINTEMNAQRIAAVENCFGANGQPLALPGRVLVGEGLLTKVCRKKPKARVFFLFNDILVYGTVIIHKTKYAGQQIIPLENVTVQNLEDSYEQKNQWLIKTSRKSFVVSAATPLEKEDWMRHIGNCVKQLLEQTGKTPPTDHAAPWIPDKMTEICMRCTQKKFSTVIRRHHCRKCGFVVCHSCSKNKFLMPQQSSKPLRVCTLCYHQLMEEKSKECRKADDVNDQRAMVASNDEDSEKSSDDEKTEQWPEQEQFFSSGCSWSSFHT, from the coding sequence ATGGCAGATCACCTGATAAACACAGAGATGAATGCACAACGAATTGCTGCAGTTGAAAATTGCTTCGGAGCAAACGGCCAACCTCTAGCCCTGCCTGGGCGGGTGCTTGTAGGTGAGGGATTATTGACAAAAGTCTGTCGCAAGAAACCAAAGGCCCGAGTGTTTTTCTTGTTTAATGACATCCTGGTGTATGGAACTGTCATcatccataaaacaaaatatGCTGGCCAGCAGATAATACCTCTGGAGAATGTTACTGTTCAAAACCTTGAAGACAGTTATGAGCAGAAAAACCAATGGCTGATAAAAACATCACGGAAATCATTTGTGGTGAGTGCTGCAACCCCTCTTGAAAAAGAAGACTGGATGAGGCATATTGGCAACTGTGTGAAACAGCTACTGGAACAGACTGGAAAGACACCACCTACTGATCATGCAGCTCCTTGGATACCGGACAAGATGACTGAAATCTGTATGCGGTGCACTCAAAAGAAATTCAGTACCGTGATCCGGAGACATCACTGCCGGAAATGTGGCTTTGTGGTGTGTCATTCCTGCTCGAAGAACAAATTTCTTATGCCTCAGCAGTCCTCAAAGCCTTTAAGGGTATGCACACTATGTTACCATCAGTTAATGGAAGAGAAGAGCAAGGAATGCAGAAAAGCAGATGACGTGAATGATCAGAGAGCTATGGTGGCCAGCAATGACGAAGATAGTGAGAAATCCAGCGATGATGAGAAAACAGAGCAATGGCCGGAGCAGGAGCAGTTCTTCTCATCCGGTTGCTCTTGGTCCTCTTTCCACACTTAA